In the Nothobranchius furzeri strain GRZ-AD chromosome 1, NfurGRZ-RIMD1, whole genome shotgun sequence genome, ggatgactgattgtgttgtgaagcgccttggggggctttTAGAACAATTTACCATTTTGTTttcaaataatttcatgttaataGTAATTTGCATTAATATCTCAGTATTTTATGCAATTAAAGGGTTAAAAGGAGATCAAATGTAAAAATTGGAACCATTTTTTTCTTCTGCAGCACTAATTTTGGATATTCAAATGCTAATATTATTATCTAGTTATCAGTAAGGATGAACCACAGTGATAAGAGAACCACGTGCGCTCTATTCTCATGGAAATCAATAACACACATTTCCCAGCTGAACTATTTTTGGCTCCTTTTATTGGACAGGAGATGTGATAACGCCAAATAACAGCAAGCAACCAAACCGCACAAACTCTGGCCGACATTCAAAAGCATTCATCGCCTTGCTTTTTCTTTCCTTCTGCTCTCATTCCAGCCCCAACCTGATCCACAAATGTCACCTCCACTCTGCAAACAGAAAGCAGAGGAAGACATCGAGcaggagggaggagagagagatcAGCGTGagcgggaggaagaggaggagggtgtCACGAAATGCAAATGCAGCCCGCGTCCGTTTTTACAAATTAAATGTCAGGACATAAAATATTGTCAGTTTCATTTTGCTGCCAGAAGGATGACAAATCCATATTCTCCTTTAAATAAAACTCTTATTGCGGTGGAGGGGGTAATCATGGCAGAACAAAGCGCCGTGATTAACGATAGCAATTTATTGTATCTGGCGCCTGGCGAGGCAGAGGAACAGAGAGACATCATGGTTATCATAATTCATATCGTAAATAACAGGTCCCAGCCAATCACAAGGAGCCGCCGATGTCATCCCAAATAACCTTTGATAACAATTACCATAGAAGCCAGTACAAACCCCCAAGTCACAATGTTATCTTATCCCCATTCTCTGCTTGTAGAATACAACACTATTACCATATAGATTAGACTATTTATAATAGTGCGTGTCACTCCTGGGTGCAGCTTTAAGTCGTtggcgtgcgtgtgtgtaggtgCAGCGCGGCGGCGAGGACACGCCGAGGTTGGTGGACCTGTCTTTGGGAGGAGATTATAGCCAGGCCTTTATGAGGAGCTGAATTGCCCTCTCTCAGTATCACACGGCAACACATTGCAGGGCGGCCGGTACTTCCAATGTTGTGTTGGGAGAGCGTgacgtatacgtgtgtgtgttgggttgtAGGgatggttggggggtggggggaaacTAGGGGGGGAGATATTAGCGGGGAAACATTGATAAGTGTTAGAGATTAGTGTATCTTGTTCGAGGTGTTGTTCTTCCCTTTTATCAACAGATAAAACACAAATCTGATGGAAAGTGGTGATTTGTGGATCTGCTCCATGCACGTTCACCGCCCACCACGGTTGATGCATCCCACCCGCAATGTGCACGGTTGAAATATAGTTCCCCATATTTGTTTTGAAACCTTGAAAACACATGTTGGATGAGGAAGACCATTCCCACCCCCTTTCTGCCTTTATGTTAGGAAAACCTGTAGGCTGGGATCCGTTTGTTAGCAGGAATAGGTGCAGAGGTCCTATCCGTCCTCCTCTGTAAGTGGCTGGTGT is a window encoding:
- the LOC129163020 gene encoding uncharacterized protein, which translates into the protein MGQAGTEMDIAVLGRPFERTSPNPHGRSIHLHHELKTVIWHSEDWCRNKAVFQFTKCCIRLRVGSRGQQLNLRGPDFLLPSHLGQLFWGNPKAFPSQPQPDPQMSPPLCKQKAEEDIEQEGGERDQREREEEEEGVTKCKCSPRPFLQIKCQDIKYCQFHFAARRMTNPYSPLNKTLIAVEGVIMAEQSAVINDSNLLYLAPGEAEEQRDIMVIIIHIVNNRSQPITRSRRCHPK